In Amaranthus tricolor cultivar Red isolate AtriRed21 chromosome 3, ASM2621246v1, whole genome shotgun sequence, a single window of DNA contains:
- the LOC130809282 gene encoding putative U-box domain-containing protein 50, protein MNMIQFHDKVYVVLGNEIQEEEGCLTLNWVINKWASYHHPFSIVILFINSSTSSPLEFVDTPFGKLPASSVSDDMLQTWRKCEQDKIDKLFSKYIAFCGKVKAEIQSIINKQDEPIQKTVVDLIIEKRITKLVMGMTFMRSSSSGRSKNAISGSFYIHKTKPDFCELFIISKGKLVFVKEENDERYIEDEEGKIVVKLKKKGSLRDWLLEKMLPNGQVKSPNYPSPKSSCMECESPFSRNSNDWEFYEQDVEEYFKELVDSMKEKKENVEKYASSTCMDNSPSDQDILVHGIEELQISGDRVEDLKKKIQEARTLIESNKNAVEAEVDRQAKAQWAISLCNTRAEQLQAQIAEDISTRNELTKEIDNTKEQMNEILADVQENKNRLKSLLELQSELSSKLQISSLAKLGAETQLENATRTRVELVREIEQLRKQRDVFQRRIEFCKEKDAIGLATRMSDQVMSCSYREFTADEIRVATGNFSVYSRLACGGDCRSSVYKGRINRLSVAVQMLDFDEEMSQEIFQSKVNLLANTRHPHVTAFIGFCSELRCLVFEYMHNGCLRDILFSRTKARVLQWQQRIQIAAHISLGIQFLNLAEPRPILCNGLNPSTIYLDKNLVAKFNSFELAPCCDEADVQAEVNAFGDLLLQLLTGRNWARIDHEAMLTNKQAIFEALDGNAGDWPSDLVEEIVQLAIKCRTLNSEPNVRAIMSSVTKTLNELKKKADVMTMREYRKDSEDNIFSGGEEWSHVPCNFLCPILQVIMDNPHIAADGHSYELEAIEEWLRIGHDTSPVTNQKLKHKHLVPNNNLRFLIQDWRKFVNLLKNMDSSGDGKSNQLGLRPLSISHLCLL, encoded by the exons ATGAACATGATACAATTTCATGATAAAGTATATGTTGTTTTAGGCAATGAAATTcaagaagaagaaggttgtttgACTTTAAATTGGGTTATTAATAAGTGGGCTTCTTATCATCATCCTTTCTCAATTGTCATTCTTTTTATCaattcttcaacttcttctccCTTGGAGTTTGTTGATACCCCAT TTGGAAAGCTGCCTGCCAGTTCAGTAAGTGATGATATGTTGCAAACTTGGAGGAAATGTGAACAAGATAAGATTGACAAGCTCTTCAGCAAATACATTGCCTTTTGTGGAAAA GTAAAAGCAGAGatacaaagtattatcaataagCAAGATGAACCAATTCAAAAGACTGTAGTTGACTTAATCATAGAGAAGAGAATTACTAAACTAGTCATGGGAATGACATTTATGAGATCGTCATCATCTGG GAGATCAAAAAATGCAATTAGTGGATCATTCTACATTCATAAAACAAAGCCAGATTTCTGTGAATTATTCATAATAAGCAAAGGAAAATTGGTGTTTGTGAAAGAAGAAAATGATGAAAGGTATATAGAGGATGAAGAAGGTAAAATAGTggtaaaattgaagaaaaaaggAAGTTTGAGGGATTGGTTATTAGAGAAGATGTTACCCAATGGACAAGTGAAATCCCCAAATTACCCCTCACCAAAGTCTTCATGCATGGAATGTGAATCCCCATTTTCAAGGAATTCTAATGATTGGGAATTCTATGAACAAGATGTTGAAGAGTATTTCAAAGAGTTGGTAGATTCAATGAAGGAGAAAAAAGAGAATGTAGAAAAATATGCATCAAGTACTTGTATGGATAATAGTCCAAGTGACCAAGACATTCTTGTTCATGGTATTGAG GAATTACAGATTTCCGGTGACAGAGTTGAAGATCTGAAAAAGAAGATACAAGAAGCACGCACATTGATCGAGTCCAATAAAAATGCCGTGGAAGCTGAAGTTGACAGACAAGCCAAAGCTCAATGGGCTATTTCTTTGTGCAATACTAGG GCAGAGCAACTCCAAGCTCAAATAGCAGAAGACATCTCAACAAGAAATGagttaacaaaagaaatagacaACACTAAAGAGCAGATGAATGAAATTCTAGCAGATGTGCAAGAAAACAAGAACAGGCTAAAATCATTGCTTGAGCTGCAATCAGAGTTGTCAAGCAAACTACAGATCTCTTCGTTGGCCAAGTTAGGAGCCGAGACACAGCTAGAGAATGCAACCCGTACAAGAGTTGAGCTCGTAAGAGAAATTGAGCAACTGAGGAAGCAAAGAGATGTATTCCAACGTAGGATTGAATTCTGCAAAGAAAAGGATGCTATTGGATTAGCTACTAGGATGAGTGATCAGGTGATGAGCTGCAGTTATAGGGAGTTCACTGCAGATGAAATTAGAGTAGCTACTGGTAATTTTTCTGTATATAGTAGATTGGCATGTGGAGGGGATTGTAGGAGTAGTGTTTATAAGGGCCGAATCAATCGCCTTTCTGTCGCTGTCCAGATGCTCGATTTTGATGAAGAGATGTCCCAAGAGATTTTCCAATCAAAG GTGAATCTCCTAGCAAACACCAGGCATCCTCATGTTACAGCCTTCATTGGCTTCTGCTCAGAGCTAAGGTGTTTAGTATTTGAGTACATGCATAACGGTTGCCTAAGAGACATCTTATTCTCACGGACAAAAGCCAGGGTACTCCAATGGCAACAAAGGATTCAAATCGCAGCACATATTAGCTTAGGCATACAATTTCTCAACCTAGCAGAACCAAGGCCAATCCTCTGTAACGGGCTTAACCCATCGACGATCTACCTAGACAAGAATCTTGTAGCGAAGTTCAATTCCTTCGAGCTCGCACCATGCTGTGATGAGGCTGATGTGCAAGCTGAAGTAAATGCTTTTGGCGACTTGCTGCTGCAGCTTCTCACAGGGAGAAATTGGGCTAGGATTGATCATGAAGCAATGCTGACCAACAAACAGGCCATATTCGAAGCCTTGGATGGAAATGCAGGCGATTGGCCTTCCGATTTGGTGGAAGAGATCGTACAGCTAGCAATAAAATGTAGGACTTTAAACTCGGAGCCTAATGTAAGAGCAATCATGTCTTCAGTGACAAAGACGTTGAATGAGCTGAAGAAAAAGGCTGATGTGATGACAATGAGAGAATATCGTAAGGATAGCGAAGACAATATATTTTCTGGTGGTGAGGAATGGAGTCATGTTCCTTGCAATTTTCTGTGCCCCATACTTCAG GTGATAATGGACAATCCACATATAGCCGCAGATGGACATTCATATGAGTTAGAAGCAATAGAAGAATGGTTGCGGATTGGACACGATACATCACCAGTAACGAACCAGAAGCTGAAGCACAAACATTTAGTCCCTAACAATAATCTTCGTTTCCTGATACAGGATTGGC GTAAATTTGTGAATCTACTCAAAAATATGGATTCTTCAGGTGACGGAAAATCTAATCAACTCGGATTACGACCTCTCAGTATATCACATTTGTGCTTGTTATAA
- the LOC130809281 gene encoding 12-oxophytodienoate reductase 7-like, with amino-acid sequence MQRKDDLFSPYKMKMMNDRRLSHRVVMASMTRCRALNGIPNEAMVKYYSQRATNGGLIIAEGTFISPTAHGYPDCPGIYLEEQVEAWKKITDAVHAKGGFIFCQLWHVGRASHHVYQPGGGAPISSTNQTISSRWKILLPDRTLADYSQPKALASSKIPQIIDHYRQAAINAIRAGFDGTEIHAAYGYLIDQFLTDGINDRIDEYGGSLKNRCRFLMQILDAVIEAIGIERVGLKISPTLYHQDAHDSDPLALGLAVIEGLNKVQQKQGLKLSHLQIQAGTFTDGITEKEAHLLRELRGRYQGTFMISGGFNKELGIKAIAEGAADLIAYGRLFLSNPDLVRRFEIDAPLNLYDVATFYSHDPVVGYTDYPFWDENSEN; translated from the exons ATGCAGAGGAAGGATGATCTGTTTAGTCCATACaaaatgaagatgatgaatgaTCGTCGCCTGAGTCACCGAGTTGTAATGGCATCCATGACTCGGTGTCGGGCATTGAATGGAATCCCAAATGAAGCCATGGTTAAGTATTACTCTCAGCGAGCCACTAATGGTGGCCTTATAATTGCTGAAGGCACTTTCATATCTCCTACTGCTCATGG ATATCCTGATTGCCCAGGAATATACTTGGAAGAGCAAGTTGAAGCTTGGAAGAAAATAACTGATGCTGTTCATGCCAAAGGGGGTTTTATATTCTGTCAGTTGTGGCATGTTGGCCGTGCCTCACACCATG TGTACCAACCAGGAGGAGGAGCACCCATATCTTCCACAAACCAAACTATTTCAAGCAGGTGGAAAATACTCTTACCAGACCGTACACTAGCTGATTATTCACAACCCAAGGCCTTGGCTTCTTCCAAGATTCCACAGATCATCGATCACTACCGACAAGCAGCCATAAATGCCATTCGAGCAGGTTTCGATGGTACAGAGATTCATGCAGCCTACGGATACCTCATTGACCAGTTCTTGACTGACGGTATCAATGATAGAATAGACGAGTATGGTGGGTCCCTAAAGAACCGATGCAGGTTCCTGATGCAAATTCTCGATGCAGTGATCGAAGCAATTGGGATAGAAAGAGTCGGACTGAAGATATCCCCGACATTGTATCACCAAGATGCCCATGATTCAGACCCGCTTGCACTAGGTTTAGCTGTAATCGAGGGACTGAACAAGGTACAGCAGAAACAAGGGCTTAAACTGTCTCACCTGCAGATTCAAGCAGGAACATTTACTGATGGGATTACAGAGAAAGAAGCCCATCTGCTGAGAGAACTCAGGGGACGATACCAAGGGACATTTATGATTAGTGGAGGATTCAACAAAGAACTGGGGATTAAGGCTATTGCTGAAGGTGCTGCCGATCTGATAGCTTATGGCAGGCTATTCCTGTCGAACCCAGATTTGGTTCGTAGGTTTGAAATTGATGCACCATTGAATTTGTACGATGTGGCTACATTCTATAGCCATGATCCTGTCGTGGGTTACACGGATTACCCATTTTGGgatgaaaatagtgaaaattgA